The proteins below come from a single uncultured Carboxylicivirga sp. genomic window:
- a CDS encoding DUF6686 family protein, with product MEKIISQTRNGRVFLCSSCDKIHIEFYHFLFSFDEEAYCFFKDNISKIDGSYYESINADLDYRRKIIVPLGHRNVSMLLNRKELNELQSLLASRYFYGRTDCFLSLKEIGVPIIAN from the coding sequence ATGGAAAAGATAATCAGTCAAACCCGTAATGGAAGAGTTTTTTTATGCTCTAGTTGCGATAAAATTCACATTGAATTCTATCATTTTCTTTTTTCTTTTGACGAAGAGGCTTACTGCTTTTTTAAAGATAATATCTCGAAAATTGATGGGTCGTATTATGAAAGTATCAATGCTGATCTTGATTACCGAAGAAAGATAATTGTACCATTAGGGCATCGTAATGTGTCAATGTTATTAAATCGAAAAGAATTAAATGAACTTCAATCGTTATTAGCAAGTCGATACTTTTATGGTCGAACCGATTGTTTTCTGTCTCTGAAAGAAATAGGAGTACCCATTATAGCCAACTAG
- a CDS encoding efflux RND transporter periplasmic adaptor subunit, whose product MKKILQYIKSNYKAVFITLLAGLLIGWIIKPSHSEETQQHQHNHAEESTTWTCSMHPQIKQEEPGSCPICGMDLIPLKSMQGSDEANPDEIAMSEAAIKLADIQTVKVAKKQAIRKEYLQGKIEPDERKIAQLTARFNGRIEKLNINFTGQNVRKGQALATIYSPELVSAQRELIEATALKETNPALYKAAKAKLLAWDLTPQQISEIENASDPIVHFNILSPVSGTVTSRKIAQGDYVKEGTDMFQIIDLSKVWIQLDAYETDLPWIAQGDKISFNTQSQPGKTFEAKVSFIDPILNPQTRVANVRAEVNNPDGNLKPGIFVTAYVESELSKDDALIIPKSAVLWTGKRAVVYVKVEGREQPTFLYREIVLGPEAGDSYIVADGLKVGEVIAANGVFKIDAAAQLEGKQSMMNSSKSDMHHMDMSMNMKEDSFQVAGNCGMCKETIETAAKSVNGVHVAEWNKETKTFKVSYMANETDLSSIHKAIAAAGYDTELEKASADVYNKLPECCHYDRNYFDKANTQSQTYSFKVFGNCGMCKDRIEEAAAKVEGVNSAEWNEETKMITIEGSPSLNIHMVHKAIAAVGHDTEMAKAPDSVYNNLPECCLYERQ is encoded by the coding sequence ATGAAAAAGATACTTCAATATATAAAATCGAATTACAAAGCGGTATTCATCACTTTGTTGGCCGGCTTGCTAATTGGCTGGATCATTAAGCCATCTCATTCAGAAGAAACGCAGCAACATCAACACAATCATGCTGAAGAATCAACTACATGGACCTGTTCGATGCACCCACAAATTAAACAGGAAGAGCCTGGTTCATGCCCCATTTGCGGAATGGATCTGATTCCTTTAAAATCGATGCAAGGCAGTGATGAAGCAAATCCTGATGAAATTGCCATGAGTGAAGCCGCCATAAAACTGGCCGATATTCAAACTGTGAAAGTGGCGAAGAAACAAGCCATAAGGAAAGAATATTTACAAGGTAAGATTGAACCTGACGAAAGAAAAATAGCTCAGCTTACGGCTCGTTTTAACGGAAGAATTGAAAAGTTAAACATCAATTTTACCGGACAAAATGTACGTAAAGGGCAAGCTTTGGCAACCATTTATTCACCGGAATTGGTGAGTGCACAGCGCGAATTGATAGAAGCCACTGCTTTAAAAGAAACCAATCCGGCTCTTTACAAAGCTGCAAAAGCCAAGTTACTGGCATGGGATTTAACACCTCAACAAATCAGTGAGATTGAAAATGCGAGTGATCCGATTGTACATTTTAATATTCTTTCGCCTGTAAGCGGCACTGTAACATCACGAAAAATAGCCCAAGGTGATTATGTGAAAGAAGGAACGGATATGTTTCAGATTATTGACCTTAGTAAAGTATGGATTCAACTGGATGCTTATGAGACAGACCTTCCTTGGATTGCACAAGGTGATAAAATCAGCTTCAACACCCAATCGCAACCGGGTAAAACCTTCGAAGCTAAAGTGAGTTTTATCGATCCTATTTTGAATCCACAAACAAGAGTTGCCAATGTAAGAGCTGAGGTGAATAATCCGGATGGAAACCTAAAACCCGGAATATTTGTCACCGCTTATGTGGAATCAGAATTATCGAAGGATGACGCATTAATTATTCCAAAATCGGCTGTGCTTTGGACTGGCAAAAGAGCCGTTGTATATGTAAAAGTAGAAGGCCGTGAACAACCCACTTTCCTGTATCGTGAAATTGTGCTGGGGCCAGAGGCTGGTGATTCATATATAGTGGCTGATGGACTTAAAGTAGGTGAAGTCATAGCTGCCAACGGAGTATTTAAAATTGATGCAGCCGCTCAATTAGAAGGAAAACAAAGTATGATGAATTCATCCAAAAGTGATATGCACCATATGGATATGAGCATGAATATGAAAGAGGATTCGTTTCAGGTAGCGGGTAATTGTGGAATGTGCAAAGAAACCATCGAAACAGCTGCTAAAAGTGTTAATGGCGTTCATGTGGCTGAATGGAATAAAGAAACCAAAACATTCAAAGTTAGTTACATGGCAAACGAAACAGATTTATCGAGCATTCACAAGGCAATAGCAGCTGCCGGCTATGATACTGAACTAGAGAAGGCTTCAGCAGATGTATACAACAAACTACCTGAATGTTGCCATTACGATCGTAACTATTTCGATAAAGCAAATACACAGAGTCAGACCTATTCTTTTAAAGTATTTGGCAACTGTGGAATGTGTAAAGACCGAATTGAAGAAGCAGCTGCAAAAGTGGAAGGCGTTAATAGTGCTGAGTGGAATGAAGAAACCAAGATGATAACCATTGAAGGCAGCCCATCATTGAACATTCATATGGTGCATAAAGCTATTGCAGCTGTTGGTCACGATACCGAAATGGCAAAAGCACCAGATTCAGTCTACAATAATCTTCCAGAGTGCTGTCTATATGAAAGACAATAA
- a CDS encoding flavodoxin, which produces MKQTAILYGSSSGNTEAVAKLINTKLGNEAKLIDVAAINVAELDTYEVLFLGTSTWGYGDLQDDWEDFITELENANLQGKTVALFGLGDAESYPDTFVDGMGTIYKAIANSEAQIIGQVAKDEYTFDASTALVEDSFVGLAIDVDNESDKTDERVSKWIEGIRNYLN; this is translated from the coding sequence ATGAAGCAAACAGCAATACTTTACGGATCAAGCTCGGGAAATACCGAAGCCGTAGCAAAACTAATCAATACCAAACTCGGTAACGAAGCCAAATTAATAGATGTAGCTGCAATTAATGTGGCAGAATTGGATACATATGAAGTATTGTTTTTAGGAACCAGTACATGGGGCTATGGGGATTTACAAGACGATTGGGAAGATTTTATTACCGAATTAGAGAATGCTAATCTACAGGGAAAAACGGTTGCTCTCTTTGGTTTAGGTGATGCAGAGTCGTACCCGGATACATTTGTTGATGGAATGGGTACTATTTACAAGGCGATTGCTAACAGTGAAGCTCAAATAATAGGACAAGTTGCAAAAGATGAATATACCTTTGACGCTTCAACTGCACTTGTTGAAGATAGCTTTGTGGGATTGGCTATTGATGTGGATAATGAAAGTGATAAAACCGATGAACGAGTTAGTAAATGGATTGAGGGTATTAGAAATTACCTGAATTGA
- a CDS encoding efflux RND transporter permease subunit produces MLNKIIRFFLENKLVTFLVLVVFISWGIITSPFGWNTGFLPSDPVPVDAIPDIGENQQIVYTEWPGRSPQDIDDQISYPLTSALLGMPGVKTIRSNSIFGLSSIYIIFDEDVEFYWSRTRILEKLNSLPSGTLPDGVAPALGPDATALGQIYWYTLEGRDEQGNPVGGWDPQELRTVQDYYVRYSLSSAEGVAEVASIGGFIKEYQVDVDPFAMKGYDVNLSQIIAAVKNSNLDIGARTLEVNRAEYLVRAIGYIKNIEDLENSVVTVRNHVPVKLKDVAKVNLGPANRRGGLDKDGVEAVGGVVVARYGANPMKTIDNLKEKIAEIAPGLPSKTLDDGTISKVTLVPFYDRTGLIKETLGTLEEAISLELLISILVVIVLVFNLRASLLISSLLPLGVLITFITMRHFGVDANIVALSGIAIAIGVMVDVGVVFVENIIRHLDLPENKGAKGKQLRQVIYVATTEVAGAVITALATTIISFLPVFAMEAAEGKLFKPLAYTKSFTMLSALLIGLIIIPSLANLIFSLRTDKKKHKTFTNIALIGAGVVLAIISGNLIALAISAYGINGLLSEVKPAIYERWGNFANIAISLVVVVFFLTKIWMPLGAQNSTFANFLFVILIVSAILGVLSMVIRYYERILGWCLNHIVAFISLPITIILFGLMVWQGFGKIFGFMPKFIQNTGAYTYLNEEFPGIGKEFMPTLDEGSFLLMPTTMPHSGIAENLDVIRLLDQRVSSIPEVESVVGKWGRVNSALDPAPTSMYENVINYKSEYILNDKGHRERYKVDKYEKFLLDLQQLGKDSQYRYDKDTHQIESSNNDKWKNASLSEKEVKRIEANIADYLIPDINGEYFRQWRDEIKSPDDIWNEIISKSQIPGLTSAPKLQPISTRLVMLQTGMRAPMGIKVFGPSLESIEQTGLKLESLLKNVEGVNPQSVFADRVVGKPYLEMKIDRDAIARYGMSISQLQMVIGSAIGGMPLTNTVEGRERYPVRLRYAREFRDNPEDLKNILIPVNNGAQVPLGELVDIQYTRGPQMIKSEDTFLVGYVIFDKKDGFAEVDVVEQAQAYLKDQIAKGNFVLPAGVNYKFTGNYENQIRATKRLSLVIPISLIIIFLILYFQFRSVISTALIFSGIIVAFSGGFIMLWLYAQPWFMDATLAGISLRDLFQITPINLSVAVWVGFIALFGVATDDGVLISTYIQQLLEKHNPQNKADLKKVILEAGSKRVRPAIMTTATTIIALLPVLTSTGKGSDIMVPMAIPLFGGMTIEVITMFVVPVLYYLWKSKTMKGESHETK; encoded by the coding sequence ATGCTAAATAAAATTATCCGCTTTTTTCTGGAAAATAAGCTGGTAACATTCCTGGTATTAGTGGTATTTATCAGCTGGGGAATCATCACTTCCCCTTTTGGTTGGAATACGGGCTTTTTACCAAGCGATCCGGTACCCGTTGATGCCATTCCAGATATTGGCGAAAACCAGCAAATAGTTTATACAGAATGGCCCGGACGGTCACCACAGGATATTGACGATCAGATCTCATATCCACTAACATCGGCTCTTTTGGGTATGCCCGGCGTTAAAACCATTCGAAGTAACTCCATCTTCGGATTATCCAGCATCTATATTATTTTCGATGAAGATGTTGAGTTTTATTGGAGTCGAACACGAATTTTAGAAAAGCTGAATTCTTTACCATCCGGAACATTACCCGATGGAGTAGCACCGGCATTGGGGCCTGATGCCACTGCTTTAGGCCAGATTTACTGGTATACTTTGGAAGGACGTGATGAGCAAGGCAATCCTGTGGGTGGTTGGGATCCGCAGGAATTAAGAACTGTGCAGGACTACTATGTAAGATATTCTTTATCATCTGCCGAAGGGGTTGCCGAAGTAGCTTCCATAGGTGGATTTATTAAAGAATATCAGGTGGATGTGGATCCGTTTGCCATGAAGGGTTACGACGTTAATCTGTCGCAAATAATTGCAGCTGTAAAAAACAGTAACCTCGATATTGGTGCACGGACTCTGGAGGTGAACAGGGCTGAGTACCTCGTACGAGCCATCGGTTACATTAAAAATATTGAAGATCTTGAGAACAGTGTGGTAACCGTTAGAAATCATGTTCCGGTAAAATTAAAAGACGTTGCTAAAGTCAACCTCGGTCCTGCTAACCGACGTGGAGGATTGGATAAAGACGGTGTTGAAGCTGTTGGTGGTGTTGTGGTTGCCCGATATGGTGCCAACCCCATGAAAACCATCGACAACCTGAAAGAAAAGATAGCTGAGATAGCTCCCGGCCTTCCTTCTAAAACATTAGACGATGGAACAATTTCGAAGGTAACTCTGGTTCCATTTTACGATCGTACGGGGTTAATCAAAGAAACACTGGGCACATTGGAAGAAGCTATCAGCCTGGAATTACTCATCAGCATACTGGTTGTAATTGTATTGGTCTTCAACCTGAGAGCTTCCCTACTAATATCCAGCTTACTGCCGTTAGGTGTGCTCATCACATTTATAACCATGCGGCACTTTGGTGTTGATGCCAATATTGTAGCACTATCGGGTATTGCCATTGCCATTGGTGTAATGGTTGATGTGGGCGTTGTCTTTGTCGAAAACATTATAAGGCATCTTGATTTACCTGAAAACAAAGGGGCAAAGGGAAAACAACTCCGTCAGGTAATTTACGTTGCCACAACAGAGGTAGCCGGAGCGGTTATCACTGCGCTGGCCACTACAATTATTAGTTTTTTACCGGTGTTTGCCATGGAGGCAGCCGAAGGTAAATTATTCAAGCCATTGGCTTACACCAAGTCGTTTACCATGCTTTCGGCTCTATTAATTGGATTGATTATCATTCCAAGTCTGGCAAATCTGATTTTTTCTTTAAGAACAGATAAGAAGAAACATAAAACATTTACCAACATTGCTTTAATAGGAGCCGGAGTTGTATTGGCTATTATTTCAGGTAATTTAATTGCCTTGGCTATTTCTGCCTATGGTATTAATGGCTTACTATCAGAAGTAAAACCTGCCATTTATGAGCGGTGGGGCAATTTTGCAAACATTGCCATCAGTTTGGTAGTAGTTGTCTTCTTCCTTACAAAAATTTGGATGCCATTAGGTGCCCAGAATTCTACATTTGCCAATTTCCTATTTGTGATATTAATTGTATCAGCCATTTTGGGCGTATTATCAATGGTTATTCGTTATTACGAAAGAATATTAGGTTGGTGCCTGAATCACATTGTCGCTTTCATTTCTCTTCCCATTACTATTATCCTATTCGGATTGATGGTGTGGCAAGGCTTTGGAAAGATATTTGGTTTTATGCCAAAGTTTATTCAAAACACCGGAGCATATACTTATTTGAATGAAGAATTTCCAGGCATTGGTAAAGAATTTATGCCAACACTCGACGAAGGTTCATTCTTGTTGATGCCAACAACCATGCCTCATTCAGGCATTGCTGAGAATCTGGATGTAATTCGCTTGCTCGATCAAAGAGTTAGTTCCATCCCCGAAGTTGAGTCGGTAGTTGGTAAATGGGGACGTGTAAATTCAGCCCTCGACCCTGCTCCAACTTCCATGTACGAAAATGTAATCAATTATAAATCGGAGTATATTCTTAACGATAAAGGACATCGTGAACGTTACAAGGTTGATAAGTACGAAAAATTTCTCTTGGATCTTCAACAATTGGGTAAAGACTCACAATACAGATACGATAAGGATACACATCAAATAGAATCATCCAATAATGATAAGTGGAAAAATGCTTCCTTATCAGAAAAAGAAGTAAAACGAATTGAGGCTAATATTGCTGATTACCTGATACCCGATATAAACGGTGAGTATTTCAGACAGTGGCGCGATGAAATAAAATCGCCCGATGATATCTGGAATGAAATCATATCAAAAAGTCAGATTCCGGGATTAACATCAGCGCCCAAGTTACAGCCTATTTCAACACGTTTGGTGATGTTACAAACCGGAATGCGAGCCCCCATGGGAATTAAAGTCTTTGGGCCTAGTCTGGAAAGCATTGAACAAACGGGTTTGAAACTGGAGAGTCTTCTAAAAAATGTTGAAGGGGTAAATCCACAGTCGGTATTTGCCGATCGTGTAGTTGGTAAACCCTACCTTGAAATGAAGATAGATCGTGATGCCATTGCCCGATATGGCATGAGCATTAGTCAGCTTCAAATGGTGATAGGAAGTGCTATTGGCGGAATGCCGTTAACTAACACAGTAGAAGGTCGCGAACGTTATCCTGTTCGATTGCGTTACGCACGTGAGTTTCGTGATAACCCCGAAGATCTGAAAAACATCCTGATACCGGTAAATAATGGAGCTCAGGTGCCACTCGGAGAATTGGTAGATATCCAGTATACCAGAGGGCCACAGATGATTAAAAGTGAAGACACCTTTTTAGTTGGGTATGTCATCTTTGATAAAAAAGATGGTTTTGCCGAAGTGGATGTGGTAGAACAAGCTCAGGCTTATCTTAAAGATCAAATTGCTAAGGGTAATTTTGTATTACCGGCAGGTGTCAACTATAAATTTACGGGTAATTATGAGAATCAGATAAGAGCAACCAAACGATTAAGTCTGGTGATTCCCATTTCGCTTATCATCATCTTCCTGATTCTGTATTTTCAATTCCGATCTGTCATTTCAACTGCGTTGATATTCTCAGGAATTATTGTAGCATTCTCAGGTGGTTTTATCATGCTTTGGTTGTACGCTCAGCCCTGGTTTATGGACGCTACTCTCGCCGGTATTAGCCTGAGGGATTTATTCCAGATAACACCCATCAACCTAAGTGTGGCTGTGTGGGTAGGATTTATTGCCTTGTTTGGTGTAGCCACCGACGATGGTGTGTTGATTAGTACCTATATTCAGCAATTACTGGAAAAACACAATCCTCAAAACAAAGCGGATTTGAAGAAGGTGATTCTCGAAGCCGGTTCCAAACGAGTTCGTCCGGCTATTATGACCACAGCAACCACCATTATTGCACTACTTCCGGTTCTTACCTCAACCGGTAAGGGATCAGATATTATGGTGCCTATGGCCATTCCGCTATTTGGAGGAATGACCATCGAAGTCATCACCATGTTTGTGGTTCCGGTTCTGTATTACTTATGGAAATCAAAAACGATGAAAGGAGAAAGCCATGAAACCAAATAA
- a CDS encoding TolC family protein, with product MKPNKLRYQTLVKSTLSILLILLGWTGNNILAQDNLDHYLTLSAENNPSLKAAFNKYMAALEKAPQVSALPDPQIAFAYFIQPVETRVGPQEFKISASQMFPWFGTLQARENAAISNAKAQYEMFEQQKSKLFQEVKANWYNLYFNQRALYITMENMTLLQSFQRLATAKVEAGKVSAADQYRIEMNMNDLENELAQLRDAQSLLTTSFKNLIGTTSEIAVGDTIISTDLLLSKEAIMDSIKAKNHVLLSMDLKTSALDYQKEAAQKAGGPNFNVGIDYTFIGKGENNLSGKDAILFPKIGFSIPLYRRKYKSMVQEVVYQQEAVTNDKSNQTNILENILEKSYNEMTDAERRVRLFEKQLLLSSKSLRIIETEYANQNSNFEEMLRMQKRMLKYQLELEKARTDKLASIAFIYYLMGK from the coding sequence ATGAAACCAAATAAATTACGATATCAAACATTAGTAAAAAGTACATTGAGTATTCTTTTGATTCTATTGGGATGGACGGGCAATAATATATTGGCTCAGGACAATCTGGATCATTACCTGACGCTGTCGGCCGAAAACAATCCATCGTTAAAAGCTGCATTTAATAAATATATGGCAGCCTTGGAAAAAGCACCGCAGGTATCTGCTCTGCCCGATCCACAAATTGCTTTTGCCTATTTTATTCAACCTGTTGAAACCCGCGTGGGGCCTCAGGAATTCAAAATATCGGCATCTCAAATGTTTCCATGGTTTGGAACTTTACAGGCTCGCGAAAATGCCGCCATAAGCAATGCAAAGGCTCAATATGAAATGTTTGAACAACAAAAATCAAAGTTGTTTCAGGAAGTAAAAGCCAACTGGTACAATCTCTATTTCAATCAAAGGGCCCTTTATATTACAATGGAGAATATGACTCTTCTACAATCCTTTCAACGCCTGGCAACGGCTAAAGTAGAAGCCGGAAAGGTATCGGCTGCTGATCAATATAGGATTGAGATGAATATGAATGATCTTGAAAATGAATTGGCTCAACTTAGAGATGCACAATCATTATTGACAACCAGCTTCAAGAACTTGATTGGCACCACATCTGAAATAGCTGTTGGCGATACTATTATTTCAACAGATTTACTTTTGAGTAAAGAGGCCATTATGGATTCCATCAAAGCTAAAAACCATGTTTTGCTTTCGATGGATTTAAAAACATCAGCCCTTGATTACCAAAAAGAAGCAGCCCAAAAAGCCGGTGGTCCCAATTTCAATGTTGGTATCGACTACACTTTTATAGGTAAAGGAGAAAATAATCTATCAGGTAAAGATGCCATACTTTTTCCAAAGATTGGTTTTAGCATTCCGCTGTATCGAAGAAAATACAAGAGTATGGTACAGGAAGTAGTTTATCAACAAGAAGCTGTAACCAACGATAAAAGCAATCAGACCAATATTCTGGAAAATATTCTGGAAAAAAGCTACAACGAAATGACTGATGCAGAACGTCGAGTAAGGCTTTTCGAAAAGCAGCTATTACTATCATCCAAGTCATTGCGAATTATTGAGACCGAATATGCCAATCAAAACAGCAATTTTGAAGAGATGCTACGGATGCAAAAACGTATGCTAAAATATCAATTGGAACTGGAAAAAGCCAGAACAGACAAACTGGCTTCTATTGCTTTTATATACTATTTAATGGGCAAATAA
- a CDS encoding DUF2023 family protein — MRVFCHHIYEYKKGLRNLILHTMASKDVDLAIKKLESNGIDYLIQPVSVNKVNIYFGAKECVNVINCFCHKSLNELSPEEDYILGTLLGYNQVVQCARYLKKKEASPAIRNAS; from the coding sequence ATGAGAGTATTTTGTCATCATATATATGAGTATAAAAAAGGTTTGAGAAATCTTATTTTACACACCATGGCATCGAAGGATGTTGATTTAGCCATTAAAAAATTAGAATCGAATGGTATTGATTATCTGATTCAACCAGTTAGTGTTAATAAGGTGAATATTTATTTTGGTGCCAAAGAATGTGTGAATGTAATCAACTGCTTTTGCCATAAAAGCCTGAATGAATTATCGCCCGAAGAAGATTATATTTTGGGTACTTTGTTAGGCTATAATCAGGTGGTGCAATGTGCCCGATATTTGAAAAAGAAAGAGGCATCTCCGGCAATCAGAAATGCTTCTTAG
- a CDS encoding heavy-metal-associated domain-containing protein, which translates to MKTKMSLIAVMMVASISLFAKNTDKTFKVYGNCGMCEKTIEKAANLVDGVIKADWNKETKMMNLTFDSAKTTDEKVQEAIAKSGYDTEKKTAPDEAYNKLPGCCKYDRKPKTEKE; encoded by the coding sequence ATGAAAACAAAAATGAGCTTAATCGCAGTAATGATGGTAGCTTCCATCTCCTTATTTGCAAAAAACACCGATAAAACTTTTAAGGTATACGGCAATTGTGGCATGTGCGAAAAAACCATTGAAAAAGCTGCCAATTTGGTTGACGGAGTGATCAAAGCCGATTGGAACAAAGAAACCAAAATGATGAATCTGACTTTTGATTCGGCTAAAACCACCGACGAAAAAGTTCAGGAGGCCATTGCCAAATCGGGCTACGATACAGAGAAAAAAACAGCCCCGGATGAAGCTTATAATAAACTTCCAGGCTGCTGTAAATACGACAGAAAACCTAAAACAGAAAAAGAATAA
- a CDS encoding ABC transporter ATP-binding protein: MEYNVKLPFRRFIKMLKVDKQDIFSIYIYAIFNGLVSLSLPLGVQAIINLITGGQVSTSWIVLVTIVVLGVILNGVMQVMQMSISENIQQKLFARSAFDFAFRIPRIKLSALDGHYAPELMNRFFDTLTIQKGLSKILLDFSSAILQVLFGMILLSIYHSYFILYSAVLLVIVFVIFRYTAKNGLLTSLKESTYKYKVAHWLQELARAQDTFKMAASSNLPLEKTDESVFGYLKYRKSHFRILVIQLINLISFKVIMIAGLLIVGGLLVINQQMNIGQFVAAEIIILMIVTSVEKLMTLIETVYDVLTSVEKMGSITDMPLDCDLGEDIDLSKSEGFHIDIENLSYSFTKDSTNEVLKDLNLTIKPGEKICLAGFNGSGKSMLLKHLGGMYDSYTGNILFNQVSLKNWKNNELRSEIASCFSKEEIFAGSIFENITLGKSGFSKIDVEKVAAIMGFNTYVDSLEEGYDTVLIAEGKNIPKSVRLKIIMARSIVGDSRLILLGDLINHLNETDREQFITYLLSLKSTVIVTSNNPAVADMFNRVLVLNAGELIADGTHQKMKHLGWYKNVFQTK; this comes from the coding sequence ATGGAATACAACGTTAAATTGCCATTTAGGCGTTTTATTAAGATGCTGAAAGTAGATAAACAAGATATTTTCAGTATTTATATATATGCTATTTTTAATGGTCTGGTTTCCTTATCACTTCCATTGGGAGTACAAGCAATAATTAATCTGATAACAGGAGGCCAGGTTTCTACTTCATGGATTGTATTGGTTACCATTGTGGTGTTAGGAGTAATACTTAATGGAGTAATGCAGGTAATGCAGATGAGTATTTCAGAAAATATACAACAGAAACTGTTTGCTCGTTCAGCCTTTGATTTTGCCTTTCGTATTCCGCGTATCAAGCTGAGTGCTTTAGACGGACATTATGCTCCTGAATTGATGAATCGTTTTTTTGATACCTTGACAATTCAAAAAGGATTATCTAAAATATTGCTTGATTTTTCTTCAGCTATTCTTCAGGTTCTGTTCGGGATGATCTTATTATCTATTTATCATTCCTACTTTATTTTGTATAGTGCTGTATTATTGGTAATTGTATTCGTAATATTCAGGTATACGGCTAAGAATGGTTTGCTAACCAGCTTAAAGGAATCAACTTACAAATATAAGGTAGCTCATTGGTTGCAGGAGCTGGCAAGAGCTCAGGATACATTTAAAATGGCAGCAAGTTCTAACCTGCCATTGGAAAAAACAGATGAATCTGTTTTTGGTTATCTAAAATATCGTAAAAGTCACTTCCGAATTCTGGTTATTCAGCTTATTAATTTGATTAGTTTTAAGGTGATAATGATTGCCGGGCTATTAATTGTTGGAGGTTTATTGGTAATTAACCAGCAGATGAATATTGGCCAGTTTGTGGCAGCCGAAATTATTATATTGATGATTGTTACATCTGTTGAAAAACTGATGACACTTATCGAAACTGTTTATGATGTGCTTACTTCTGTTGAAAAGATGGGATCGATAACAGATATGCCTTTGGATTGTGATTTGGGTGAAGATATTGATTTATCAAAATCAGAAGGATTTCATATTGATATTGAAAATTTAAGTTACTCTTTTACCAAAGATTCAACCAACGAAGTGTTGAAAGATTTGAATTTAACTATTAAGCCGGGTGAGAAGATTTGTTTGGCTGGATTTAATGGTTCGGGTAAATCAATGTTATTGAAGCATCTTGGTGGTATGTATGATAGTTATACCGGAAATATTTTATTCAATCAGGTTTCGCTGAAAAACTGGAAGAATAATGAGTTACGATCCGAAATTGCTTCGTGTTTTTCAAAAGAAGAGATTTTTGCAGGTTCGATTTTTGAAAACATTACCTTGGGTAAATCCGGATTTTCAAAGATTGATGTAGAAAAGGTGGCTGCCATTATGGGATTTAATACATATGTTGATTCGTTAGAAGAGGGGTATGATACAGTATTGATTGCAGAAGGTAAGAATATTCCCAAGAGTGTCCGATTGAAAATAATAATGGCCCGTAGTATTGTGGGCGATAGTAGATTAATTCTTTTGGGTGATTTAATTAATCATTTGAATGAAACAGATCGCGAACAGTTTATTACCTATTTATTGAGCTTGAAATCAACCGTCATTGTTACATCCAATAATCCGGCTGTTGCCGATATGTTTAACCGGGTTTTGGTTTTAAACGCCGGTGAATTGATTGCTGATGGTACTCATCAGAAAATGAAACATCTGGGTTGGTATAAAAACGTTTTTCAAACAAAATAA
- a CDS encoding DUF1987 domain-containing protein codes for MNKTILKEPTRTTPYIKLDHNHGLIEFKGKLTPENCSDLFDPIIQWIDEYLTQPLEKTELNIQLEYFNTRSSVYLLDIFRKFEQILDHNRKITINWICESDDFDMIEAGEDYQAIINVPINIVEYN; via the coding sequence ATGAATAAAACGATTCTTAAAGAACCGACCAGAACTACTCCGTACATCAAATTGGATCATAATCATGGTTTAATTGAGTTCAAAGGAAAGCTAACACCTGAGAATTGTTCTGATTTGTTTGATCCGATTATTCAGTGGATTGATGAATACCTTACTCAACCACTAGAAAAAACAGAACTTAATATCCAGTTAGAATATTTTAATACCCGATCGTCGGTTTACTTATTGGATATTTTTAGAAAATTTGAACAAATCCTGGATCATAATCGAAAGATCACTATCAACTGGATATGCGAAAGCGATGATTTTGATATGATTGAAGCAGGCGAAGATTATCAGGCAATCATTAACGTTCCGATTAACATTGTTGAATACAATTAA